In Trichocoleus desertorum NBK24, the following are encoded in one genomic region:
- a CDS encoding glutathione S-transferase family protein, which translates to MLTVHHLNVSQSERVIWLLEELELPYELKVYQRDPSTQFAPEKLRSIHPLGSAPVLCDGEVVLAESGAILEYVLARYGDGRLTVPVTAPQYPDYLYWFHYANASLMNQMSLHWIATMATGADSSSPLLPMLQERRDRHLQWVETRLSQVPYFAGDEFTAANIMMHFPFSTMKAFYNVGLDNRPNIQAWLARISQRAGYQRGMKAAGHDRDPALEGGETRQVL; encoded by the coding sequence ATGCTCACCGTCCACCATCTCAACGTCTCTCAGTCCGAGAGAGTAATCTGGCTACTCGAAGAACTAGAGTTGCCATACGAGCTAAAAGTATACCAGCGCGATCCATCTACTCAATTTGCGCCAGAAAAACTGCGCTCCATTCATCCCCTTGGGAGTGCGCCTGTGCTTTGTGATGGTGAAGTTGTGCTGGCTGAGTCTGGAGCCATCCTTGAGTATGTGCTGGCTCGCTACGGAGATGGACGGCTCACAGTACCAGTCACAGCGCCTCAATACCCTGACTATTTGTACTGGTTCCACTATGCCAACGCCAGTCTCATGAATCAGATGAGCCTGCACTGGATCGCGACAATGGCTACGGGTGCAGATAGTAGCTCTCCACTGCTACCCATGCTCCAAGAACGGCGCGATCGCCACCTGCAATGGGTCGAAACTCGCCTATCCCAAGTACCCTACTTTGCGGGTGATGAGTTCACAGCAGCTAACATCATGATGCACTTTCCCTTCAGCACCATGAAAGCCTTCTATAACGTAGGTCTTGACAACCGCCCTAACATTCAAGCGTGGCTTGCGAGAATCAGTCAGCGTGCTGGCTATCAGCGTGGAATGAAGGCAGCCGGACACGATCGCGACCCAGCATTGGAGGGGGGCGAAACGCGACAGGTACTTTAA
- the clpP gene encoding ATP-dependent Clp endopeptidase proteolytic subunit ClpP, whose protein sequence is MRRQANCMIPTVIEPSGRGDRAFDIYSRLLRDRIIFLGTAIDSDVANLIVAQLLLLDAEDPEKDIYLYINSPGGSVTAGMGIYDTIKHIRADVSTICLGLAASMGAFLLSAGTKGKRVSLPHSRIMIHQPLGGAQGQATDIEIQAKEILYHKQRLNEMLAEHTGQPLEKIAEDTERDFFMSAHESKEYGLIDQVIERRPSAQNPIAAVN, encoded by the coding sequence ATGCGTAGACAGGCAAATTGCATGATTCCTACCGTTATTGAACCCTCTGGACGTGGCGATCGCGCCTTTGACATCTACTCTCGGCTACTACGGGATCGGATCATCTTCTTAGGCACCGCCATCGACTCTGATGTCGCCAACCTGATCGTGGCTCAGTTGCTCCTGTTGGACGCAGAAGACCCAGAAAAAGACATTTACCTCTACATCAACTCCCCCGGCGGTTCTGTCACCGCTGGTATGGGCATTTACGACACCATTAAGCACATCCGAGCTGATGTTTCCACCATCTGTCTCGGTTTGGCAGCTAGCATGGGCGCGTTTCTGCTCAGCGCGGGCACCAAAGGCAAGCGGGTCAGCCTTCCCCACTCCCGGATCATGATTCACCAACCTCTTGGTGGTGCTCAAGGCCAAGCTACCGATATCGAAATTCAGGCTAAGGAAATCCTTTACCACAAGCAACGCCTGAACGAGATGCTGGCTGAGCACACCGGACAACCTTTGGAGAAAATCGCCGAAGATACCGAGCGCGACTTCTTCATGTCAGCCCATGAGTCTAAGGAGTACGGCCTGATTGACCAAGTGATCGAGCGCCGTCCCTCGGCTCAAAACCCGATCGCTGCGGTGAACTAA
- the speA gene encoding biosynthetic arginine decarboxylase has product MGGRPAAKMGKGANNGANKTQLESSHAGPELEPLGLAKPTETLNLRKSWTIEDSEELYRIQGWGEPYFSINAAGHITVSPKGDRGGSLDLFELVNALKLRNLGLPLLIRFSDILEDRIERLNAAFGRAIARYNYPGTYRGVFPVKCNQQRHLVESLVKFGKPHQFGLEAGSKPELMIALATLDTPGALLICNGYKDREYIETAILAQRLGQTPIIVLEQAEEVELAIAAGRKLGIQPILGVRAKLSAKGIGRWGSSAGDRAKFGLTIPEILHAVEQLKAADMLGSLQLLHFHIGSQISSINVVKDAIREASQIYVELAQLGADMKYIDVGGGLGVDYDGSKTNFYASKNYNMQNYANDVVAEIKETCAERNLPVPTIVSESGRAIASHQSVLVFDVLGTSEPPSETPKPAHEDEHLIIRNLYDTYSAITAENYQEAYHDATQFKEEAVSLFGFGYVSLSERARAERLYWACCEKILEVARQQDYVPDDLEDLEKIMASIYYINLSVFQSAPDSWAIDQLFPIMPVHRLNEEPTRRATLADLTCDSDGKIDQFIDLRDVKSVLELHTLKPGEPYYLAMFLGGAYQEIMGNLHNLFGDTNAVHISLTPKGYRIEHVVKGDTMHEVLGYVQYDAEDLIENIRQQTEHALQEKRITLEESQLLLQNYERSLSSYTYLSS; this is encoded by the coding sequence ATGGGTGGACGGCCAGCAGCGAAAATGGGGAAGGGTGCTAATAATGGAGCCAACAAAACTCAGCTAGAAAGCAGTCATGCTGGGCCAGAACTAGAACCTTTGGGTTTAGCGAAGCCAACAGAAACTTTGAATCTCCGTAAATCTTGGACGATTGAAGATAGCGAAGAACTCTATCGCATTCAAGGTTGGGGTGAACCTTACTTTTCCATTAATGCTGCGGGCCACATTACGGTGTCTCCCAAAGGCGATCGCGGCGGCTCTTTAGATTTGTTTGAGCTGGTGAATGCTCTCAAGCTGCGAAACCTTGGCTTACCGCTGCTGATTCGCTTCTCCGATATTCTGGAAGACCGCATTGAGCGCCTCAACGCTGCTTTTGGCAGGGCGATCGCTCGGTACAACTACCCAGGCACCTACCGAGGTGTGTTTCCGGTCAAGTGCAACCAACAACGGCACTTGGTCGAAAGCTTAGTCAAATTTGGTAAGCCGCATCAGTTTGGTTTGGAGGCAGGTTCCAAGCCTGAGCTGATGATTGCTTTAGCGACGTTGGACACCCCCGGCGCTTTGCTGATTTGTAACGGCTACAAAGACCGCGAGTATATTGAGACGGCAATTCTGGCGCAACGCTTGGGCCAAACCCCGATCATTGTGCTGGAGCAAGCAGAAGAAGTAGAGTTGGCGATCGCGGCAGGACGCAAACTGGGCATTCAACCGATTTTGGGCGTGCGGGCAAAGCTGAGTGCCAAAGGGATTGGACGCTGGGGCAGTTCAGCGGGCGATCGCGCCAAGTTTGGCCTCACCATCCCCGAAATTCTCCATGCAGTCGAGCAATTAAAAGCCGCTGATATGTTGGGTTCGTTGCAACTGCTGCACTTCCACATTGGTTCGCAAATTTCTTCGATCAATGTGGTCAAGGATGCGATTCGCGAAGCTAGCCAAATCTACGTGGAGTTGGCCCAGCTCGGAGCCGATATGAAATATATTGACGTGGGCGGCGGTCTGGGCGTGGACTACGACGGTTCTAAGACCAACTTCTACGCCTCCAAAAACTACAACATGCAGAACTACGCCAATGATGTAGTCGCGGAGATCAAAGAAACCTGTGCCGAACGCAATCTACCTGTACCCACCATTGTGAGCGAAAGTGGTCGAGCGATCGCCTCTCACCAATCTGTCTTGGTCTTCGATGTCTTGGGCACCAGCGAACCGCCGTCAGAAACGCCGAAACCCGCCCACGAAGACGAGCATTTGATTATTCGCAATCTCTACGACACCTACTCGGCCATTACTGCTGAGAATTACCAAGAGGCTTACCACGACGCGACGCAGTTCAAAGAAGAAGCGGTGAGTTTGTTTGGCTTTGGCTACGTTAGCCTGAGCGAGCGAGCGAGAGCTGAGCGCTTGTACTGGGCCTGCTGCGAGAAGATCTTGGAAGTTGCTCGCCAGCAAGATTATGTGCCGGATGATCTCGAAGATTTAGAGAAAATCATGGCCTCGATCTATTACATCAACTTGTCGGTGTTTCAGTCAGCCCCCGACAGTTGGGCGATCGATCAGCTCTTTCCCATCATGCCAGTTCATCGCTTGAATGAGGAACCGACTCGACGGGCCACGCTAGCGGATCTCACCTGTGACAGCGATGGCAAAATTGACCAGTTTATTGATCTGCGCGATGTCAAATCTGTTCTGGAGTTACATACCCTCAAACCAGGGGAGCCATATTACTTAGCCATGTTCCTGGGTGGGGCGTACCAAGAGATCATGGGCAATCTGCACAATTTGTTCGGCGACACCAACGCTGTGCATATCAGCCTCACGCCCAAAGGCTACCGGATTGAGCATGTGGTTAAGGGCGACACGATGCACGAAGTGTTGGGCTACGTCCAGTACGATGCCGAAGATTTAATCGAAAACATTCGCCAGCAAACCGAACATGCGCTGCAAGAAAAGCGAATCACGCTCGAAGAATCTCAACTGCTGCTGCAAAACTACGAGCGCAGCTTGAGCAGCTACACCTATCTCTCCTCCTGA
- a CDS encoding TerC family protein: MNFGYDTLLLLPVLVVLEAVLSADNAIALAAIAQGLEGSTLQRRALNLGLVCAFVLRVVLILTATWVTKYWQFELAGAAYLLWLVFQYFSTPEDSENAHHGPRFATLWQAIPVIAFTDLAFSLDSVTTAIAISKETWLVITGGLIGVIALRFMAGLFIRWLDEFTHLEDAGYVTVALVGLRLLLRVINEALVPPEWLMISAIGLLFLWGFSEKAEPEVEVSSEAVEVRSPSEVKK; encoded by the coding sequence ATGAACTTTGGGTACGACACCCTCTTGCTCTTACCAGTCTTGGTGGTGCTAGAAGCAGTTCTGTCAGCCGATAACGCGATCGCCCTGGCTGCGATCGCTCAAGGACTGGAGGGAAGTACCTTGCAACGTCGAGCGCTTAACCTGGGTTTGGTCTGTGCCTTTGTCTTGCGCGTAGTCCTGATTCTGACCGCAACCTGGGTGACGAAGTACTGGCAATTTGAGTTGGCGGGTGCCGCCTACTTGCTGTGGTTGGTGTTTCAGTATTTCAGCACTCCAGAAGACAGTGAGAATGCTCATCATGGCCCCCGCTTTGCCACACTTTGGCAAGCCATTCCGGTCATTGCCTTCACCGATTTAGCGTTCTCTTTAGATAGTGTGACGACAGCGATCGCGATCTCCAAAGAAACCTGGCTAGTCATTACAGGTGGCTTAATTGGAGTGATTGCGCTGCGGTTTATGGCGGGTCTATTTATTCGCTGGCTAGACGAGTTCACACATCTAGAAGATGCAGGCTACGTTACTGTCGCTTTAGTTGGCTTGCGATTGTTGTTGCGAGTGATTAATGAAGCCCTGGTGCCGCCAGAGTGGTTGATGATTAGTGCGATCGGCCTACTATTCCTCTGGGGTTTCTCTGAGAAAGCCGAACCAGAGGTGGAAGTGAGTAGTGAAGCCGTTGAAGTGCGATCGCCAAGCGAAGTGAAAAAATAA
- the glgP gene encoding alpha-glucan family phosphorylase, which yields MRPIRTFNVSPSLPSRLEPLRKLAYNLHWDWNFETKDLFRRLDRDLWESSRHNPVLMLGTISQDRLREVAEDEGFLAHMERAVRQLDGYVTERTWYRKQKAKDQQACYAYFSAEFGLTDSLPIYSGGLGVLAGDHLKSASDLGLPLVAVGLLYQEGYFAQYLNADGWQQERYPINDFYNMPLELECHPDGSEIRISVEYPGRTVYARVWRVQVGTVPLYLLDTNIEPNSPYDHDITDELYGGDIDMRIHQEMMLGIGGVRMLEALGLKPTVYHMNEGHSAFLALERIRKMIQADGLTFTEASQVAQSTQVFTTHTPVAAGIDLFPPDKIMHYLGRYAEIFGFPREEFLALGRENTGDFSSPFSMAILAIKMATFINGVSQLHGEVSRHMFQSLWTNFPLKELPITAITNGVHARSCVAKPTQELYDRYLGPSWSDAPPDHPLWDRVESIPDEELWRNHERCRSELVVFVRDRLQKNVRDRGGSLSELAQAQEVLDPTVLTIGFARRFATYKRASLFLRNLERIKEILQGGSKHRAVQFVIAGKAHPKDIPGKELIRQIVHFIRAEGMSRHVVFIPDYDIHVARLMVAGCDVWLNTPRRPREASGTSGMKAAMNGLPNLSILDGWWDEADYVKTGWPIGHGEDYEDPNYQDDVEANALYDLLEQQIVPLFYDRDADGLPRGWIAKMKHAIQLNCPRFNTARMVRDYAMQAYFPASDRHRAMVENQYAAAKELSHWKAHLFEHWYDMKIEDIDISQPADIQVNQTISVKARLNLGALTPADVQVELYQGAVNAEGEIAEGVPVVMEYQGQDPNQHSIYTVDVSYSSSGLQGLSLRVLPKNEYLSSPYEPGLILWAEA from the coding sequence ATGCGGCCCATTCGTACTTTCAATGTCTCTCCCTCCCTGCCTTCCCGTCTGGAACCTCTGCGGAAGTTGGCTTACAACCTTCATTGGGACTGGAACTTTGAAACGAAAGACTTATTCCGCCGTTTAGACCGAGACCTCTGGGAGTCTAGCCGTCACAACCCTGTGCTGATGCTTGGCACCATTAGCCAAGATCGCCTGCGTGAAGTAGCCGAAGACGAAGGATTTCTGGCTCATATGGAGCGGGCTGTCCGTCAACTAGATGGCTATGTGACTGAGCGGACTTGGTACCGTAAGCAAAAAGCTAAGGATCAACAAGCTTGCTACGCCTACTTCTCCGCAGAGTTTGGCCTCACCGATAGCCTTCCCATCTATTCAGGGGGATTGGGTGTTCTAGCCGGAGATCATCTTAAATCTGCGAGTGATTTGGGTTTACCCTTGGTTGCAGTAGGTTTGCTGTACCAAGAAGGGTACTTTGCCCAATACCTGAATGCGGATGGCTGGCAACAAGAGCGCTATCCCATCAACGACTTCTACAACATGCCGCTGGAGTTAGAATGCCATCCAGACGGCTCAGAGATCCGAATTTCTGTAGAGTATCCTGGTCGGACGGTCTATGCCAGAGTGTGGCGGGTGCAGGTAGGCACAGTGCCACTTTATTTGCTTGACACCAACATTGAACCGAACAGCCCCTACGACCACGACATCACCGATGAGTTGTATGGTGGCGACATCGATATGCGAATTCACCAGGAAATGATGCTGGGCATTGGTGGCGTTCGCATGTTGGAAGCTTTAGGGCTGAAGCCGACCGTTTACCACATGAACGAGGGACACTCGGCGTTTCTGGCTTTGGAGCGGATTCGCAAGATGATTCAAGCAGATGGTTTGACCTTCACTGAAGCGAGCCAAGTGGCCCAGTCTACTCAGGTGTTTACGACACACACGCCTGTTGCGGCAGGAATTGACCTGTTTCCGCCAGACAAGATCATGCATTATCTGGGGCGCTACGCTGAAATTTTTGGCTTTCCTAGAGAAGAGTTTCTTGCCCTTGGTCGGGAGAATACGGGCGATTTCTCCTCACCTTTCAGCATGGCGATCCTAGCAATCAAGATGGCGACCTTTATTAATGGCGTTAGTCAATTGCATGGGGAAGTTTCTCGCCACATGTTCCAAAGCTTGTGGACCAATTTTCCGCTCAAGGAACTGCCCATTACTGCCATTACCAATGGGGTTCATGCTCGGAGTTGTGTCGCCAAGCCTACTCAAGAGCTATACGATCGCTACCTCGGCCCTAGTTGGTCAGATGCGCCGCCCGATCATCCGCTGTGGGACCGGGTGGAGTCGATTCCTGATGAGGAACTTTGGCGTAACCACGAACGCTGCCGCTCAGAATTGGTGGTGTTTGTGCGCGATCGCCTGCAAAAAAATGTCCGCGATCGCGGTGGTTCCCTGAGCGAGTTAGCGCAAGCTCAAGAGGTGCTCGACCCCACCGTTCTCACCATTGGCTTTGCCCGTCGCTTTGCTACTTACAAGCGGGCCAGTTTGTTCCTCCGTAATTTGGAGCGCATTAAAGAAATTTTGCAGGGCGGCTCTAAGCATCGGGCGGTGCAATTTGTGATCGCAGGTAAAGCGCATCCCAAAGATATTCCGGGTAAAGAGCTGATTCGCCAAATTGTTCACTTCATTCGCGCAGAAGGCATGAGCCGCCATGTGGTGTTCATCCCTGACTACGACATTCATGTGGCTCGGCTAATGGTGGCAGGTTGTGATGTGTGGCTGAATACGCCTCGCCGACCTCGTGAAGCTTCGGGTACTAGCGGCATGAAAGCGGCGATGAATGGCTTGCCCAACCTCAGCATCTTGGATGGTTGGTGGGATGAAGCCGATTACGTTAAAACAGGCTGGCCGATTGGGCACGGGGAAGACTACGAAGACCCCAACTACCAAGATGATGTGGAAGCTAATGCCCTCTACGATCTGTTAGAGCAACAGATTGTGCCGCTGTTCTACGATCGCGATGCCGACGGATTGCCGCGTGGTTGGATTGCCAAGATGAAACATGCGATCCAACTTAACTGTCCTCGGTTCAATACCGCTCGAATGGTGCGTGATTATGCCATGCAGGCTTACTTTCCAGCTAGCGATCGCCACCGCGCAATGGTAGAAAACCAATATGCCGCTGCTAAAGAGCTATCCCACTGGAAAGCGCACCTGTTTGAGCATTGGTACGACATGAAGATTGAGGATATTGATATCTCTCAACCTGCGGATATTCAGGTCAACCAAACCATTAGCGTCAAGGCTCGTCTGAATTTGGGAGCTTTAACCCCCGCTGATGTACAGGTGGAACTGTATCAAGGTGCAGTCAACGCCGAAGGTGAGATCGCCGAGGGTGTGCCTGTGGTCATGGAATACCAAGGTCAAGACCCCAACCAGCACAGCATCTACACGGTTGATGTCAGTTACTCCAGTAGTGGCTTACAAGGGTTATCTCTGCGAGTGCTACCCAAAAACGAATACCTCAGCAGTCCTTATGAGCCAGGGTTGATTCTCTGGGCAGAAGCGTAG
- the ndk gene encoding nucleoside-diphosphate kinase, translating into MERTFLAIKPDGVQRKLVGEIIRRFETKGFTLVGLKILNVSRELAEQHYDVHKERPFFAGLVEFITSGPVVAMVWEGEGVVSSARKIIGATNPLAAEPGTIRGDFGVNIGRNLIHGSDAIETAQREIALWFKEEEIANWEPTLMPWTRE; encoded by the coding sequence TTGGAACGGACATTTTTGGCAATTAAGCCCGACGGTGTGCAGCGGAAATTAGTCGGTGAAATCATTCGTCGCTTTGAAACCAAAGGCTTCACCCTAGTGGGCCTCAAGATCCTCAATGTGAGCCGCGAGTTGGCCGAGCAGCACTACGATGTCCACAAGGAAAGACCCTTCTTCGCTGGCCTCGTCGAGTTCATCACTTCTGGCCCCGTGGTGGCAATGGTATGGGAAGGCGAAGGCGTAGTTTCTTCGGCTCGTAAAATCATTGGTGCCACCAACCCCCTCGCTGCTGAGCCTGGTACGATTCGTGGTGACTTCGGGGTCAACATTGGCCGCAACCTAATCCACGGTTCCGACGCGATCGAAACGGCTCAACGAGAAATTGCCCTCTGGTTCAAAGAGGAAGAAATCGCGAACTGGGAACCTACTCTCATGCCCTGGACTCGCGAATAA
- a CDS encoding DUF429 domain-containing protein, which yields MKFLGVDLGWRSQPTGLCCLEWQDGKLHLRNLKRLEAIADVLAWVDHWAPNDTDVMVAVDAPTLIPNATGMRLPDRLTHRHFGRYHAGCYPANLGLPFAERTVAFGLRLEARGFAHASALTAQQLGRYQIEVFPHPAMIYLFGLSQILKYKKGKLSDRRLELLKLRQHILQDLPTLEPSLSLPNPTTIPEIPSKGTEMKAVEDQLDALICAYVVAHWWYWGLERNLVLGDRESGYIVVPTLLPRESTLAHKDC from the coding sequence ATGAAATTTTTAGGAGTTGACTTGGGGTGGCGATCGCAGCCTACAGGTCTGTGTTGTCTAGAATGGCAAGATGGCAAACTACATCTACGGAATTTAAAGCGGTTGGAAGCGATCGCTGATGTTTTGGCTTGGGTAGACCATTGGGCACCGAATGACACAGACGTAATGGTCGCTGTAGATGCCCCCACCTTAATTCCCAATGCAACAGGGATGCGCCTGCCCGATCGCCTGACTCACAGGCATTTTGGGCGATATCATGCAGGCTGCTATCCTGCTAATTTGGGTTTACCGTTTGCCGAAAGAACCGTGGCTTTTGGTCTGAGGCTAGAGGCGCGAGGGTTTGCTCATGCGTCAGCCCTAACAGCGCAACAACTAGGACGGTACCAAATTGAAGTGTTTCCCCATCCAGCGATGATCTACCTGTTTGGCTTGTCGCAGATTTTGAAATACAAGAAAGGTAAGCTGAGCGATCGCCGACTAGAACTACTGAAACTACGTCAGCACATTCTGCAAGACTTGCCCACCTTGGAACCAAGCTTATCTCTACCAAACCCAACCACAATTCCAGAAATTCCCAGCAAAGGTACAGAGATGAAAGCTGTGGAAGATCAACTGGACGCTTTAATTTGTGCCTATGTCGTTGCTCATTGGTGGTACTGGGGACTAGAGCGAAATTTGGTTTTAGGCGATCGCGAATCGGGCTACATTGTAGTCCCTACGCTTCTGCCCAGAGAATCAACCCTGGCTCATAAGGACTGCTGA